In Chryseobacterium oryzae, the genomic stretch TCTTTTCCTTCATATTCTGTTTCTAGGTCGTTGTTCCAAGAGTCGAATTTTTTTATTTTGAGTACAACTTCTCTTCCATTGGCAAACATATCATCAAAATGGCTTTGCAATTTTGAATTAAAAACATCAATATTACTCACGACTGCTTCTTCTAAAAGAACAGGTAATTCTGAGGAAAAGGAAGAAGCTCCGGTTCCTTCTGAACTTGCAATTTGTTTATTAGAATAATTATCTAATCCTCTTAGAATATATGTTATAGATTTTTTTGGTCCTGTAGTATTTACTTTCCAGGTAATCTGCATAATAATATCTGCCTTTGCAACTTTTCGTAATCGATCAATTGGTGATTCTGAAACTGAAGCTCCAGATTTTGAGGTAAGAACAGCATCTTCAGCACTTTCTGAACTAATGTTTTTTACTGCTGTTTCCAAATCTACTAATGGAAAACCTCTGTCTGCCATTAAAGAGTTTATTTTACTAATTACTAATAACAACTCGGTATTTTCCTGTAACGCTCTTTTATAGTTTGGTATTTTATCTATACTCCCTTGATTTTTAAAAGACTCCATGAACCCGTATTGCTCACACCAATTGTCGCTGGGTACAACCATAATGGTAGGTTTTTTTGCCTGAGCATTTAGATTAAGGGTAAAAAATACCATTAAAGCCGTATAAAAAATATTTAAAATTTGCTTTTTCATGTTTCCGTTTTTTAAAATCCAGAAGATAAACCTCTTATTACACCTGCAGACTCCAAATCTTTTCTCAAAGCATCTTTCATTACAGATACCACAATACCAATCTTATATTCTCTTCCTACTTTCATTCTATCTTTTGCATCAATATTACCATCA encodes the following:
- a CDS encoding DUF6175 family protein translates to MKKQILNIFYTALMVFFTLNLNAQAKKPTIMVVPSDNWCEQYGFMESFKNQGSIDKIPNYKRALQENTELLLVISKINSLMADRGFPLVDLETAVKNISSESAEDAVLTSKSGASVSESPIDRLRKVAKADIIMQITWKVNTTGPKKSITYILRGLDNYSNKQIASSEGTGASSFSSELPVLLEEAVVSNIDVFNSKLQSHFDDMFANGREVVLKIKKFDSWNNDLETEYEGKELGTILEEWVSDNSVKSRFSTETATDNQMVFTQVRIPMFDDKGKALDARKHFRKLQDFLKAAPFNITSKLVMKGLGEVTIILGEK